The Flavobacteriales bacterium DNA segment ACCAGCTTAAGGCATCCTTGGTTTGGTGATGATCATCAGGGTTGTACCACTTGCCCTGAACCTTCAATACCTGCTCAAGCACATCTCGCACACAGCCATGCCCACCTTTGAATGGAGAAACATATAGGGAAATGTTCTTGATTTCTTCCGCTGCATCGGCAGGACATACCGGAAGCAATACCCTGGACATGATCTCATAGTCCGGCAGGTCATCGCCCATATGAAGGATCTCCTCCGGTTTCAGGTCATATAATTCCATGAACTCTTCAAAGATCTCCAGTTTTTGACTTGCACCCAGGTAAATATCCTGAATGCCCAGTCCGGCAAAACGTTCCCTGACCGCTTCTGATTTGCCACCTGTAATGATGGCAATTTTGTATCCTACCTTCACTGTATGCTGAACGGCGTATCCATCCTTTACATTCATGAGTCTCATGGGTTGTTGCCCCGGCATAAGTATCACACTGTTGTCCGTGAAAACACCATCCACGTCAAACGTGAAGGCCTTGACCCTGGCCATTAGCTCTTTGTAACTGGGTTGCTCTTTCATGGTAGCGAAAATAGATAAAGTTTCGGGATTGCCTCACCCAGGTCCTACGGAACAAAGGAGACCTCAAAGTCGTCGATGTAAAGTGTTCCTTTCTCCGGAGGAGGGATTTCTACATATGCTTCTACAATGGCATCATACGGAATGGTCTTCTGGACTTCATGGCCGAACTGCAAAGCAATCCACTTGCCATCATTCGATTCTCCCGAACAAACCTCGTGTTCATGATGCATCAGGTCTTCGTCTCCCTCGTATATCCGCAGTACCAGTCTGGCCCTGGGTGCATTCAAGCAATAACTTTTAAGGGCTACCCTGACGTAACTGCAATAGCGAATGTCCCTGAAGTATCTGACAAAACGGATGCTTCTCCAATAGGTGGAATCAATGCGGCATGCCCATGGCGGACTGGCACTTACCGTATCGTAAAGGGTTTCCGGTCTGATGTACTCATCCTCGTACTCAAAGTTGTTTGTAAATACCAGGACGGCGCCATTGTCGGAAGCCTGATATGTTGCTTTCCACGCTGCATCCCTGAGGTTCCATTCCCACGTTGCCACCCTTCGGAAGTCCAGTAACCGGCTGTCTTGTTTTTCCATTGCTTCCTGAACAAGTGCATAATGGGATTGCAAGGAGTGTTCGGGTAGATAGGCATATGCGAGACCAACATGAAAGGTAAGGTTGACCGCAAGCAAGATCATGGCTATTCTTCTCCACAAAACCTTTTGCATTAGATTTTCCAATGGGTAGAAAGCGTACCAGACAAGCAGGGGCAGCAACATATAAAATGTCATGGAACCGGGACTGCGAATTGAGAAGAGATAACTGATATAAAGGAATACCAGAACCGCTGCTGTGAGCAAGCGTACACTTTTCCACTCCGGGCGTTGATTTCTCAGGAAGAAAGCAATCAACAGGTAGATGCTTTGTATGAGTCCGGCTGCTACGAGTACAATGGTGATGGGGCTTAGCACCGGGTGGGCAGTAAAGAATGACTTCCATTCATTCTGACCGCCGGGTAAGAACTGAAGGATCTCAAAAGAGGCAAAACCCATGGCCCTGAAAAACAGGTCAGGTAG contains these protein-coding regions:
- a CDS encoding HAD hydrolase family protein, with the protein product MKEQPSYKELMARVKAFTFDVDGVFTDNSVILMPGQQPMRLMNVKDGYAVQHTVKVGYKIAIITGGKSEAVRERFAGLGIQDIYLGASQKLEIFEEFMELYDLKPEEILHMGDDLPDYEIMSRVLLPVCPADAAEEIKNISLYVSPFKGGHGCVRDVLEQVLKVQGKWYNPDDHHQTKDALSW